Below is a window of Humulus lupulus chromosome 2, drHumLupu1.1, whole genome shotgun sequence DNA.
tatttattagATTGCATTTATTATTAAGAATTTCATTATGAATGATAAGTTTAATATGCATcgaaatatttaaaatgaataatttttttaatatatggaaaaaaagTAAATGACATTTTTATTGTAAAGCTATAAATGTCACTAAAAGTAAATAATAAAGACATTTAGAAGTGTCACTAATTTAATATTTTGGTGTAGTGTgctaaatttattaatttacaataTAATATCTTAGTTTTAATTAGTTTTATGCAAAATCAAATGgaataacaaataataataataattaaaaccaACACATGTATGAGTGTTCATATATTATGAGGAGACGATTAGTAGCCCAATTGCCTAGACAAAACTATTAAATACTGGGTTTGATAATGATTTTTGTGTTGTAAGAATTTATCATATTAAGTGACAAAattatgttattattaattagtataaaaaattaagtagACATTGTGTAATATATTTTTCTTGTGCGACCATTTCCAAGAATTATAATATTAGAtacttatatattaatatattaatagaaatttattttagtaatatacaaacatattaattcatttaCCTCCTCATTAAACAAGAAAAAAAGACTGAAAGTCGAATATACCTCCTCATCCGTCAAATTTTGACGAGCTTGAGGGGCAATTGAATTGTGATGAGCTTGAGTGTTACTCTCCTAGCCAATAAAAAACAGTTACAGTAAAGAGATAAGTAatgatgtatttatatatatatcaatgcAGAATCAATTCATTGACAAACTCACCTCCGGAGCTAAGTTTTGAGGAGAGTGGTCGGTTTGGGTTGTCCCTGCAACAGAAGGAGCAGTAACAGGTGGAGCTGTTTTCATCTGTGCAAGGGTGGTTGGTTGAGGGGCGTTAGTGGTTATAGGTGGGGCAGGTGGGTGGGGTGGAAGCAGGTGGGTGGGGGTGGGGTGGTGCTTGGCCAACAGTGGAGAAGCTTTGTTGGGAAGCCATATGACCGTTGGGCAATATTGGCTCATATACCAAGTGGAAAATGGCTTGagtaaatattgaatatattgttagtatatatatatataaataaagagaGGCTCTTTGATAAGGACTGACATATTGAAGAAAGTGTGCTGACTTGTTTACCATGAGAATATTCTCAGTACTATGTAATGGTTATTTGATTATAGGTGAGTCATTTTTCTTTTCATCACGTTTTTAGTATTTGATTATAGGTGAGCCATTTTTTCTTTCACTCATGTTTTTGGTATGTATTGCAATAAAAAAACTATCATACATGTAGTACATAAGTGTAAGGATGATTCAGCGAGGTCTTTTGAGCCAGATGCTTTCTGTGGTGAACCTGGTAACGGTATCCCTTAAATCTATATGTACATCTATATGTATATGTTATGTATATATGTTATTGGTTTTTATGTTATAAAAGTCACTAAATAGACActgaatatatatgtatagtaTTATTGAAGTGACTGAAATGGTGAGTAGTTATTACACAGCAAATCTTAGGTATAATagagtttttaatttaatttaatttgctATTTGCtctaattataatatatttttagtaAAGTCTTGCAAATTGATGGCACGTTCAAGGACTGTATTGTAAATATGCGATAAATTTAAGggatagaaaaaaatatatttactaaccaaacaaaatataaattcaGGGGCTTAATTGCTAAGAAAAAAATTTGAGGACTATTTTGCTAAGcttgataaatacaaaaaaaaaatacttgcattttttgtttttgttttggtgACATGATTATGTAGAAATTATATTACCAAATAAAGCTGTAACAATTTCATTCTTCTAGTTTTTGACtaaatacaaaatttaataattatgtatgtattttttatccaaatttattttaatatgattgTTTTACATTCATTCACGACCTTTGTGATAATCATATGTAATTATATCAATAATGAGGGTAAAGGGATCTTATTTAGAAAAGTGTTATGTGTAAAACAAAAATTGATATGTTTTGTAAAAataagaattaatttattattaaactTTTTGAAATATAATGTTACACTAACACTAACGGCCTCAatattcttatttaatcaatatttatttCTTAGAAATATTTTCATTCATTTAACATTGTTACACACCAATTTTGATAATAGAAATTATGGTCTCGAAAGACAGGCTCGTaaaatgtaagctcgaaataagcaagtgTGCCATGCCATCAGCATTTAGGCGAATTGGGTTTGGCAGTAAGATGACGACGATGGACTTGGTGAGCTCGAAACTACGTGCGATCTCGAAGATGTTTCGAGGTTACAAGTAAAGCTCGAAGCTACAActacaagggttcaacacttgtataaatttcctggCTTATTCTTATTGGCAATTGAGCACCAGTCAGGAAGGTTTGAGCCTGGGAATTATGAACTCGGAGAGGATGATCTCGATAAAGTTACTTTCTGAGGATGAGGCTAACCaaaatgacgagctcgtgatgttggtcgatctcgaaagtaTGTAAGACATATGTTCCAGGTCGATAACCTAGTTTGGATGCGATTACTGTTTGAAAATCCTTATTtcttggggatttgttgtaatctgacAATGAATCATgattatcatgagatattatgtaattaatgcatttatttgtatttatttgaaatttgaattataacttcccgaaataaggggaatatattttgtaaaccagtcAATATAtagactggagaaattcatttgtggGGACGCTAAAATTTGTACGGGGAATACTCTGCTAAAAttgctttgagagaattccaccattcaataatattgactcgtggactatgcaAATTTTAACTATAGAACCACGTAAAATATCATatgtttttttattgattttcctaaTTCTGTGTTTAATGCTCTTATATTCTAAGTTGAggaaaaattgcgtcaacaatttagtgctttcattgagagctgaactcaagacgtTAGACTGTTCAATTAGAAACCTCCTGAGTTATCAATGGCACAAACAACTCCAacactggtgggcgaccattagACCGGGTAAAAGCATAGTGACATTCAAGTTCTGTTGTGTAACTCTTGAAAAATTGTTGATATTTTGAACATCAAGTCATGCAAATCAGTCTAGCCTAATTCTTACCTAACTTTCATTCTGTTTTGTCTTCGTAGGCTTTTTATCTTTTTGATGAAAAGAGAAATGGTGTTATTGACTTTGTACATGCACTCACTATCTTTCATCCCTATGCTTCTATAGAAGAAAACATCAATTGTAAGTGTGTTCAAGAAGAATTTCAATCCTAAAATGCAAAAGAGATACAATAATCCAATTTTCGGTTACTTTTATTCTCTTGGCAATTGCATTCCAGCTATATGACCTGAGACAAACTAGATTTATTGAGCGAGAAGAAGTAAGCATATTCTTCTGCAATAGTAGTAAATTATGTATGGTGTTTTGGCTAATAATAGCCTCTCTTTGCGTCCGTAGGTTTTTGTTCCTACAAAAGTCTAATTTATTGTAGTATACATTAATACAGCAAAATCGTATAAAATATATTAGAATGCAATAAAGTGTTTGTGCAAATAtaactaatattaattaatttgaaactgaTATGAAATCTCTGTAACAATTTTTATGcatgtatgtatatatactaCAATAACATTCATATGATAAGTAGCATAATAATCAATAGTATATAGTTTTTTTTCCCAGCAAACTATATAGTATATAGTTACGTTAGAAGCTTCTTAAACTtttcagtttatatatatatatatgtaataattaaaattaagtaGTATTTCTTTAAGATACTTAACAAGACATGTATATATTTattggtttatatatatatatatatttgagaagATTAATGATGCTGTTTTCGGATAATAAgatttgttaaaaaaatttggaTACTACGCACATATATTTGTTGATTGCAGAAAACAAACTAAAACCTAACAATAGTGTTCCATAAAAGTTTGCAGGAAAAGAAAGTAAAACTACTACATGATAAACCAAGTTAATAATtgtctaataaaaaaaaaaaaaaaaccaatagaACACTGCATCTAAACAAGCATGACAAAAAAGATTGATCCTCCACAACCATCAAATAGGACTCGGACTCGGAACTGCGATTTCATGTTCCTTAAAAAGTatcaataataaagatattagtTAAACTACTAATAAAATCAAATTTATAATTAAgctaataataagaaaaaaatagtAACCTGTCTATTTATGAAAAGGTGATATGTTTCCACCCGTCATCATAGCTATTATTGCTATGACAAATATAAATACAATGATAGAAAGTATAGAGTAATGTTCAAAATACTTGTATTTAAGTgtacttttttttaaaacattttcTTTCCATTGCAAAATGAAAAGTGTAAATAACCTATTATTATCTCGAAAGATATCACtaaaattgttatatatattttttcaaatgtttgcAGCATTTTTCATTTGTATTAATATTGCAAGTAAGCCACTTGCACAACCAGCTGCAAGCATTACTTGCAATGTGAAATTCAAAGGATAATACTGACATACTAATAAGCCGGGTCTAGTTAGCATAATGGTACAAAAGACAACTTCTATAGTAAGAAAAAGTCTttctatatttaatatttttttcttctaattcATCCATTAGACTCATTTCCTTATTAAAATATATCTAAAcctatttttattatttgttatgtattgtacttatatatatttacataaagattaataaaataaaattcaggtagaaaactcaattaaaatatttaataaggAAATTAGTCGAATGGATGAATTAGAAAAGAAAATACTAGATATAGGAAGATTTTTTCTTACTATAGAAGTTGTTTTTTTTACCATTATGCTAACTAGACCTGCCAAATTAGTATGTCAGTATTATCCTTTGAATTTCATATTGCAAGTAATGCTTGCAGCCGGTTGTGCAAGTGGCTTACTTGCAATATtaatacaaatgaaaaatattgCAAACATTTGGAATAATATATATAAGAATTTTAGTGATATCTTTTAAGATAATAATAGATTATTATTTACACTTTCCATTTTGCAATAGAaagaaaatgtttaaaaaaaaaatacacttaaGTAAAAGTATTTGAAACATTACTCTATATTTTCAATCATCATATTTCTATTTGTCATAGCAATAATAGTTATGATTACGGGTGGAAACATATCAGCCTTTCATAAATATTGTCAGGTTAGTATTTCTTTCTTATTATTAGCTTAATTATAAATTTGATTTTATTAGTAGTTTAactaatatctttattattgatTCTTTTTTAGGATTATGAAATCCCAGTTCCGAGTCCGAGTCCTATTTGATGGTTGTGGAGGATCAATCTTTTTTATCAAGCTTTGGCATGCTTGTGTTAGATGTAATGCtctattgtttttttatttatatattagaCAATTATTAACTTGGTTTATCATGTAGTAGTAGTTTAGTAGTTTTACTTTCTTTTTCTCTAAATTTTATATGTAATACTATTGTTGTGTAGTAGTTTTAGTTTATTTTCTGCAATTAGCAAATATATATACACGTAGTATTCAAactttttaaacaaatcttatTATCCAAAAACAACATTAATcttctcaaatatatatatatatatatatatatctctgtGTACTATTGAATATCTTAAAGAAATACTACTTAATTTTAATTCTTCCgtatatatataaactgaaaAGTTTAAGCAGCTTCTAATGTAACTATATACTATATAGAGtactgaaaaaaaaattgttacaaAAATTCCATATCGGtttgaaattaattaatattagttaTATTTGCACAAACACTTTATTACGTTCTAATATATTTTACAAGATTTTGCTGTATTAATTTATACTACAATAAATTAGACTTTTGCAGGTGCAAAAACCTACGGACGCAAAGAGAGGCCATTATTAGCCAAAACACCATAATAATTTACTACTATTGCAAAAGAATATGCTTACCTTCTTCTCGCTCAATAAATCGGACTTTTCCTCGCTCAAGAGCACAAAAGTAACCGAAAATCAGATTAGTGTATCTGTTTTGCATTTTAGGATTGAAATTCTTTTTGAACACACTTACAATCGATTTTTTCTTCTATACAGGGATGAAAGATACTGAGTGCATATACAAATTCATAAAGTCAATAACACCATTTATCTTTTCATCAAAAAGATAAAAAACCTACCAAGAGACAAAGCAGAATGAAACTTAGGTAAGGATCAGGCTAGACTGATTTGCATGACTTGATGTTCAAAATATCAACAATTTTTCAAGAGTTACACAACAGAACTTGAAGGTCACTATGCTTTTACCTGGTCTAGGAAAAGATTTTCGCCATGTGGAGTTTGGAACAGGGCCAATTGAAGCTCTTCCTACAAAGATAGCAAAGGTTTAAAATTCATAACCAATAAAACTTTCACCTCAGAATCAAAATTCTCTGTATATCACTACATATATATGATATACTATCAAGTATGTACACAGTATGACCTCTTCCTACATTAGCCATTACCTCAAGTTTTTTCTTTAGCAATGACTGATTTTTAGTTTAatatatagaagaagaaaaaatatcataaatataaAGAGTATTTGGCAAAATATATACATTTTCCTTCTCAAATTATCAAAAAGCATATAGCAAAATGACATTGAATTTAAAAATGTCAATAAGACCATTATTGACACTGCTCATTAGCTCAAGTTTTTTCAGCAATGACTAATTTATAGTTTaatataaagaagaagaagaaacacaATTAGCAGAAAGACTCTTTGGCAAAATATATCAATATTTTCCTTctcaaattataaaaaaaaacatttagcAAACTGACATTGAATTCAAAAATGATAATTCTCTCAATAATTTGGCATACCTTGTGAATAGACCCATCATCAATGATTGAACTACTCAACTTCTTAAAGAGCTCATACAAGGCCTCCACTTCATTCACAGAAACTGCAATCATTTCCATTTTTGAAAAAGCCCCAAAAATCAAACACCCATTACAGTCAAAATTAGGGATTTGAGAGACTCAAACGCAATgaaacagaaaagaaaagaggattttcggtaaaataaaaaaaactaaataagtaCATCTGGTCTCATCGACGAGACGAACAAGATCTTCATAATGGTAACGAGAGTTCTTGTTGGAAAGGGGCCGGCAATCAAAGCAATCGACGACGGCCAATATCAAGTCCTCAACAATCGCAATGAACGCATAAACGCCGCACAGATCCGTTCTCCCATCGTCAAAGAGCTCGATCTCTCTGTTCATTCATACaaccattattattattaccaccaccaccaccaccaccaagcTTTACTCTACAAAAACCAAACTtcaaaatgaaaaaagaaaagaaagaagaatgaccGTGAAATCCATGGATGAGAAGACAAGACATGAGAAGCTAAGTGCGGTCGATGAAGGCGTCTCAGTTTCAATGGCGGATTTTGGTTATTTGTTGAGTTGGGTTGATTCTTgagatgaagatgaagagagaagagagaagctTCGTCTGGTTTTGTATGTAtttctaataaaataataaagtatgAATGGTTCTTATCTTTTTAAAAGCAATATTAATTGCAGTGATACAGTGTAGTACTATGTGAGTTGACTGATCATCAGAGAGAAGAGTGTTGGGCTCTGAATTGGGCAAGCTTAACATGTCTTTTCCTCGTTAATATTCTTTCAAAGTATATATTGCTGTAAATGGCAG
It encodes the following:
- the LOC133817603 gene encoding calcineurin B-like protein 10 isoform X3; this encodes MSCLLIHGFHEIELFDDGRTDLCGVYAFIAIVEDLILAVVDCFDCRPLSNKNSRYHYEDLVRLVDETRFSVNEVEALYELFKKLSSSIIDDGSIHKEELQLALFQTPHGENLFLDQVKA
- the LOC133817603 gene encoding calcineurin B-like protein 10 isoform X1 codes for the protein MNREIELFDDGRTDLCGVYAFIAIVEDLILAVVDCFDCRPLSNKNSRYHYEDLVRLVDETRFSVNEVEALYELFKKLSSSIIDDGSIHKEELQLALFQTPHGENLFLDQVFYLFDEKINGVIDFMNLYMHSVSFIPV
- the LOC133817603 gene encoding calcineurin B-like protein 10 isoform X2: MSCLLIHGFHEIELFDDGRTDLCGVYAFIAIVEDLILAVVDCFDCRPLSNKNSRYHYEDLVRLVDETRFSVNEVEALYELFKKLSSSIIDDGSIHKVCQIIERIIIFEFNVSLLNVFFYNLRRKILIYFAKESFC